In Montipora foliosa isolate CH-2021 chromosome 9, ASM3666993v2, whole genome shotgun sequence, the DNA window TAACAAGCAGTTGTGGTTAAAAACTATTGTGTACAACTTCTAGTACCCAACGTAAGAGCCATGAAGTAGACAAAAGATGCCAATGTTCAGAAATATGgatgaatgaaatgacagaGTATTTTACAGTCTCAAATGCCATTAGCGTGGAAATGCTCTTAAAGTTATTTGTTGGGAACTTGGCAATTTGACCTGAGGAGCAAAGACAAAATCTTAGGAGAAAAAGTACATAAAATAGTTTTCAGAGACCAAAGCAAAGAGATCAAAATCTCATAATTAATATTAGGAAAAGATGAACAACAGCTAAAGGAAACATCGACTAAGTGTGATCTTCTCCAGGGGAGAGGAGGGGGGTGGGGTAGGGGAAAGGAGGTTGTTAAGTGCACAATAAtattatcccccccccccccccttagagcataaacagtttgttttgtATCCTGTAGACTTCCTCAGTttactgaaaaagaaaagagtttCATCAAGGGGACAGCAGATTTCTTCGCTTTGAACATGTACTCGTCATTTCTTATTGAACACCAAGAATATCCTCCCGAAGTGGACTGGAAACTGATCGGCAGTTGAAGGAATCTGCTGAGCTGTCCTGGAAAAGAGGTAAGtctgtttttgatttatttctggACTTGCAAGTGATTCACAATAGAAAACAGAGAATCAACTGTACAGGAGCTTTCTCCCAATCTTGTGACGTGGCTGAATTTTGGAAGATATGTTATTCTAATCTCCCACTTAGTATTCATTTTGATTGCCTGACAGTTGATTCAAAGAAAAGTTATGCCAAAATTAGTTCCATGAATAATTTCAGTCAAGTTTAAATAGGATATAATAAAACTAAACGACGTGTATAAAATTAAATGTCAATAAATAtagcaataaaaataattttaaaaactaaaactcattaataatcacgtgtatgagctttatatcctgataaaacactcctggcatagcttgtttttcttgtatgttaatgttctcctctcacaatttgaaccattgttctgagtccagagggacacgctttttgtggaatgttttgaagccgttcaaaaaactcgcagcacgtgttttatcgggtcttaAAACACTCGgatacgcctcgtgtttttaaaccccgataaaacactgctgctcgttttttaaacgtaaaatttaaatataagaTCTACCAAGTACAGTTGTACAAATGACTTATGGCTGCAAGAGCAATTcagaaaattcaggacttcaacggggtttgaacccgtgacctcgcgatgccggtgcgacatTCCGGATCGTAGCCTTCatttgatttcacatccgcagttcaatgtatgatgcatttcatatatcatttcgttcattgattcatttatcacaggaacatttgaacccacaaatgaccagctcccaacagcAGCGGCctttggttagagcgtcgcaccggcatcgcgaggtcacgtgACGTTGAGCCACGGACgaaaaccggaagtgaacattttgcATGCCAAGTCAGTGCTCTCTCCCAGATTTGTAACTAAGCGTCTCTAACAATGAAAAggtatcaagtgaagctatgatcttcccagttatgaacgcaattttagcaattgcgtagagaagagAAGCCAGAAAAATCCAGAACTTAAACAGGGGTTGAACCCGCAGAGCTCTTAAGTCTCACGCATTGAGCGTGAGTCTCACGCTCTCACGCCGACAAGACCATTTCTCACGCATTGGCACTTTTCTCAAAGGTAACTCTATCATTTAAGTTTTCAgaagtgctcatgaattccGAGTTCATTCCTTCACTGGCACTGAACTTCGGccaatgttcaatctgttcgggtgcgaccaattttcttatttcttcaggactttcacccGTTAATATATGAATTATAGGCCGATATGTTAGCTCAGGCTGACCATAATAACATGGGATCTCTTAGCAAGCagcatgaaagaaacaaaatggcggactcaATGGTGCATATACAGCGATCTGAAaagtgcaaattaaaaaaacattccgggggagcatgcccccgggcCTCCCTAGAATTGTTTGGCGCCTCCGGCACAAGAAACACAGGACACTTTCGCCTTTGGCGCAATCTCCAGCGAGCATCTCACGctttggaaactttaagacttgagagctctggaacccgtgacctcgcgataccggtggcTGTGAAGCCACCGATGTTGGGAGCTGATCATATGtgggttcataactgcgaggatcatagcttcacttgatttcatgtccGCAGTTAatatatgattaatttcatatattattgcaTCGTTGATTCAGTCaccacgggaacattagaacccattcgcttttcacacgcattTGTTTTCGTTTACCCGACtttctgggagcctggaacaggctacttgatttcatatccacagttcaatataaTATTCATCGTTgaatgaaaagatacttagcaatatagaTGTTGAAGTGTCACTCCCGGGTACCGTCCGGAGCTCCCTACTCTGTTCTGTGCCGCGAGTGGCATGTTGTCGAGTAGTTTTCGCCAAATGCAAGTTTGACAATGGATGCCTTCTTTTTCAGGAGCCTTGGAGTTTATGTATAACACCCCTTGGAGCTTGCGTAAACTCCTTAATTGGATTGAAGAGCATTACGATGACCCTGAAATTGTAATCACAGAGAATGGATTCGCTGTTGATGGTGAAAGCGACTTCGCACTTGAAGCTGCCTTGAACGACACGCAACGAGTCGAATACCTAACGTCTTACATCAACGAAATACTCAAAGCGATCCGATTGGGTGGTGTCCGAGTAAAGGGTTATTTTGTGTGGTCACTTATGGATAACTTTGAGTGGACATCTGGATATCGCATAAGATTTGGAATTCACTACGTCGATTTTGATGATCCAAATCGGCCCCGAACCCCTAAAAGATCTGCACAGGTATATAAAGAGATCATACACAACAACGGCTTTCCAAGGCAAACGCAGGAGAAATCAGAGCTGTAAATCGTATGACCGTGGAAATGCTGAAAGAGCATCTTGTTGGTTTTAGTAATCGAAGTTAATTCGATTTTCTCGAAACCCTTCGTTGGTGAAATCGAGTCATTTTGAAGAAGGTAAATTTAAGGAGCAATTAACGACTTACAGATTCTGACAAAATTTTGTAGAGGTAAAACCAGTCGTAGCTTTCCTTTAAGTTCTATTGCGCAACTTACTTTGATCATGCACTACCAAAAGGTTCACAACCCACCACGATCACGGCAATCCACTGTTTATCTTTTTAATATACAGTTTCTGAAGAGATGACATTTTTTCAATGGTGACTCGAGTGCAGCTCCTTTGCcgaggagtcgaacctacgaccttcctaATACAAGTTGGGATGCTCTGTCACTGAGCTAAAGTAGAAGGAGCCGCCAGGCCATTAAAACTTGGTTCAGGTGATATTGTCCCGCTATACCGCTAGGACTGAAATTTTCCAAACGGTGCATTCTCCCTagtgaaataaatgaatgacTGAGATGGAAATTGTGAACGCTGAGTatcctattcttggtttgcatcttCGTGATGCTAGACGGCCATGTTCGTgtgcaaaacaataaaaaatggcccacaaaggagcactcggattttttacGAGTATGCCCGAGTCACCATCGGAAAAACTGATGGATTCCCGCGGGTGTGGGTTGTGAACCGTTtggtaaaaagtaaagtaaagtcaatttatttaacgtcggtagttccttcagttaagaaactggtatcaatggaagcggACGATGTGCCGACGTCAGAAACTCAACCGAATTTTGATcaaaaatagtaaaaaaaaagatgtcTCAGCCAATTTttatcagaaatgcttgattcttcgtagtaagattctagtagatgtgctccacaatatgagcgTACCAgttttgttcccatggcaacgtactgggttccagaccaccctgatattaaaggctttgaTAGTCACCATTGGcgttctattttgatatttgccaatggtgcctcATTTGCATGAGCCTGCAAACAATAAATACGTAATGCCGAATATGTGGCCttgtaaaatattttttctagcttaagatcaccaaaaatattgaaatcaggttggaggggactggaaaacagcgagttgccatgggaaccaatttctttatatCCGTAGTTGTGTTGCTTGTAGAACTATTAGTCTGTCAAGTTTCAATGGTTTGATGTTCTTTTGGTTTGAGTGAATGACATCATTAGTCCTCTCATTTGcgtattttacacatttttcaaacttaaatatctccggaaccaatacAGATATTTCCGAACAGTAAATGCGTTTTTAATCTTtctggaattctatgtgataaagGGAtaaaggggtaaaaatttgactATAGTAGCACTTTTATTAAAGAGTTTTACCACTACAAGCGTTTGTCAGTATCTGTATGTCGTTAATTGCTGCTGAAATAAACTAGGAAATCACTGCCGGGGACAGGGCAGTAGCACCCATTTGTTTTGCAAAAGTATTCACACTATTTattttaagtgaagctatgttcCTCttagttatgaacgcaattttgatCATAATTtctcttgatttcatatccgcagttcaatatatggttcatttcatacattatttcgttcgttgattcattcatcataGCAACATttgaactcacaaatgaccatctTCCAACatcagtgacttcatagctcagttggttagagcgtcgcgaggtcacgggttaaAACCCCGTAAaagtcatgaatttttcaggtttctctacgcagttgctaaaattgcgttcataactgcgaggatcatagcttcacttgatttcatatccgctgaTCAATATGTGATtcgtttcatatatcatttcgttcatttatttattttgccgACAGGCGCTAGAACTGATCATGCGACATCTTTACTTATCAAAGATTAACAGTGAGCTTTTTGTACTACAAATCACTGCTGCCGTTGCGCATGACACCGGTTGAAACAAACTGTATTGTATAAAAGATTGGATCTACCTGACGGTTTAACTCtcataacagcaatgttatggtaccgtATAAAACTCTAGTAATTGCTTAAGGAGGTGCACTCATTAATGTCACCTaataggtcaccatggcaacgaaAGAGATATCGGAAAACACcctttaatttgtctttaaacgcttttatctcaaaaacgaattcGGTGACCctcaatttttattgctggaaaataattagcaggctaagaaaaatctctcttcaaaatttaaaaaaaattctctgaagatgaaaattttaaggtagcTATGAATCCTCTCCAGAGAAATCCGCCCAAGATAGTGTTTTTTAAGTTTGCATATTTTATGATATATGGTAATGCTAATAAATTCATTTAGCACATTTTCTATTTACATATTCAAGTGCCCTTTACAAGTAATCAATCGATGgttgagatcggacatcagcatatacataTACAAGTAGTAATCTCGAATTATTAAAGTGCtttcgacagtcgctttggaagcaaagcagAAGGGCAGGGAAAGAAACAAAAGCGACCTTTAGATTGATGTACCAGGATGTTCTCAGTTGTGAGCACGCGCATTTCAAAGAATTTCGTTCTTCATACGTAATGCACGTGCCCAGTACAGAACACTTGTACTAGTACTCCAATCTGATGGTCGCTAAAGTTATACAATGTAgaagtttgaggatacgagcatgtacttcttgagatggttttggtttttggtACTGTATTTGTTCTTCTATCTcctcttgttttgattttatttgtatatgtaatcgcatggggccgagggaaattaaggattaatttcacgcgtataattaacaaattgatgtcagtttttcatgtgtctgtcctcttattgatcatgaatttcgtcataacattgtcaaagtagccgcagactactttgacaatgttatgacgaaattcattgttaataacaggacagacgcatgaaaaactgacatcaatttgttttttacaataaccaAAAgtcagaggggtcaaaattaagcaaaaacacgagaagaacgcgaggcAAAATGCGagaacttcaatctgacgcgagcaatatcgcgtcattatcgcataaattataaattcatgtgtctgtctgcttattgacaataaaaattagccaatgagcgcgcgagaattttgcagtcaatGTAAAATCCTTAATTTCACGAGGGCACAttgcaggggcggatccaggtttttcttaggaggggatGCACCGCCAAGTAGCTGACTGgcgacgtttttttttttttttgcagaatactaGTTGTGTTAGAAATCCGCATGACATCTcagaggggaagggggggggggggggggagccgTATCtgacattgcgattacatgtgtatcACGTAAAGAACAAAATTACTAAGGGACACTCTTTCAGTGCCGCGAAAAATGACAGTGAAATTAACACGCTTTCATTCAGTTAAAGTgcaattcaataaatcgttgctgtcaacagatTAACAGACATAGCGCTCAAAATGTATTTTGTATGTggacaaaaagcagtttaatcagagtcagaatcaGGAAGatttctcttgtaacttcgcttaCTCTGGATAAGCTActattaaccaatcaggatcaagtaatcatgccctcttgattaccaaaagtgcccggGTGATTCAGAAAAAGTGCCCTCCAtcttagccaatcagcattcagtgaTTTTGCCCGGTATGTGATAAAAACTATTATTATGTAACTAATTTTCCGGACCAGCCTTGACTATTCGAGGTTACTTGCGTACTAGACCTGTGCATTTGAATGATTTCCAGAGAAATAATCGTCGAAAAGGAACAGACGAAGTTTATCGGTTTACGTATGCTTTGATCTCACACGAGGAAATTGTTTACCACGCGGAGCATCTGCAGGCTGCTACTGGTCTTTCCAATATCAATATTATTGAAACACAAACTAAGTTACTGAGTTCATTGGCAATTTGCAACGATAGTGTAACTTCCAGATTCAAAACAAAGTAAAGTTAAAAATATCTTATTATTTTCTGTAAGATCAAGCTGGCGAGCAATATTCAACGACAGTTTTGTGTCTTTTATGTTAATCCCATGTAATTCACTTGATGGTATATTGTTTTGCAAGCTCAACATCTGCAGGTCATATGATAACGATGAAGTGCTGTAGGCATTTCGTGAACCGCGTTTTTGGCTCACCTGGCAGCGTAACAGCCAATGCTTAGAAGATCGCCTGTTTCAAAATAATGATAGCTTCACTTCCTATTTTTCTCTTCGGAATTTTCTTCAACCTTTACGTCACTGCGTATTGCTTTCACTGGTCAAGATGGCGGTCTATAAACAATCTAAAATACTTCGTAGTGGTTCAAACGATCGTCAATTCCGGAAACCTCTTGTCGCATTTGGTGTTGATGCTCAGAGACGAGCTCCGTGCAGAACATGCAAACACGCGAGACCACGCGATTTGTGATACCCTTCCTAACATCACAGCTCTCTTAATGTCGTTGTCCGTGTTTAACCTCACAGCCTTTATTGTGGTGCGGTACTTGAAAATAGAGCGACGATGGTCTTTTTCTACCGTTAAGATCACGCTTACGTTCCTAGCTATTCTACTGTCAACTGCAGCCCTACTGTATCCAGCTCTTAGCTACTTTTATTTCGAAATGCCTGTTATAAAGTGCAACGGCTGTTACTGTCCTTCGCCTGGTGTTAGCTGGGAGGCAAATTTCGACGTCTGCCTTTACGGCTATATGTTTGTCATGCTCCAGTTTGTAGTCCCAGCCGTAGTTCTGTTGTCCTCCGTTTTCCGAGCGGTTGCAAGGCACTTGGAAAATTCACGCCCGTTAAAAGCAAGAGGCCGAAGCATTTGCATTCTGCGATGCGATTTGAAGAACATAAACATTGCTACCTTGGGAACTTTCCTCGTTATAATATTTTCCCTTCCAGTGAGAGGAATACGTTTTGTGGGAGGAGAGAGCCTGTTTTCGAACAATGTATCGCCCGTGGAAATTGAACTTTTAAATTCTGTGTTCTATGTTTTGGAAGTTTTGTGGGCTTGTGTTACAGCTTTTCTTCCCTTTTGCTTGAAACACTTAATGGACAATGAAATATTAGGACAAAGGATTCTTAAAACCGCAGTGCAGAGTGACTTGTATTGTTCTCAAAGGAGAACGTATTACGAGGCCTTCGAGGGGTTAGAGCTTTGGGAATAGTTAGCTGTagtaatgaactttatttaatttaaaaaattgttcAAGTCTTCTGCATGGGGACAATGTGCGAGATCATAtcagatcaaatcaaatcagGTGTTGTTTATATGCGGTGTAAGTAAAAACTCGATTGGAAATAGGCCTTAATGCGTGTTTACGTCGGACTATGGCTAACTTGGTTTCACATTCAAAAATCAAGCTTGTAAATTTTAGCACGAGCTTATCtcaaaggagcaaacttgtaaagaaaacccacgtGAGAATagtattgcatgtccagatgatgtgaataattttgagCAAACGAGGCTTTGTGGTGAATTTTTTGagcatatgacgtcatcacgcataaggctTATTGTTGCCTGCGTAGACAAATATGTcacaaaatcttgaattttaaCGAGAAAAACAAGCTGAACctgcattttaaattttgaaatgttgttGTTCTTTCCCGTACCTACACGTAAATTCACTGAGTACGATGACCAGATAAATTGCTGAAAAAAATGTTCAAGGAAACTGAGGAACTGACTACAGAGCTGTTGAATTTACGTTGATTGTGCGGTTGTGCTTGTTAAAAGTCGAAGAAATTAAATTAccaacaattataataattcgGCATTTTCAAATGACCTGAACGCTGTCGTTACTGTTTTGCATAAACCACTCCTCCGAGGAAACGCATGATAAGTTGGGAAGCCACACCTAACCCGTACTGTATCAGCTCTTGTAAACTTGCTACTGCTTGGCATTTGTAAGCAGCTGTCTAAGTCCTTGTTTCAATCGCTTTCTACgctacgagagctgctacatcacctaATCACCGAATTTCATTACCCATTGCTCTTCTTTTTTGAGTCTGTATTGTATTAAATGAGATATGCCTAATCCCCCGGGGTCATTTGCACTGTATCGGTTCCGGGAATaggtttccatttttttccactgggttattaaattgttttttcgtatccggcactCGGTCGCTAGTTTGCattattttaaattcattttacTTTCTATTGAGTGTGAAATGTATGCGTATGTACGCATATTTTTCAACAGTTTAAGTAGTTCTCTGTTCGCCACTGATTCGAGGCCTTAGTTTGCCAAAATAAGCCTATCGGTCTATTATTTTACCGATGTGTAGCGTAGTTGAAATCCTGACTTATTGTTCTGTTGCCAGAAGTGAAAGGTGCGACACATCTGTTTTGCATATTGTTAGATGCATGCTATCAAGTGATACTCTTGAGTATTGGAGCTTGTCAATTTTTAAACTCTTCGAAAAAATGGCTTACCAACGTAAAGCAGTATTACAACACTCATATTTGACAATGATCAATGTGTATAGGAAAACGTATGACCTTGCTCttgaatttttttgatttacaggcatgagtgatgttttgaaagttcccACAAAACTGCACGAGCCGTGGGATCAAAATTACTTCGTCGCTGTTTCCATAACAACATCCGTATTGCaatctataacctatttatgcattcgtcatatCGCAACGCGATATTCTTTTGAGCATATAATAAAATTTGTTGTATTATACCGCCAATTTTGATACCTCAAATAATTTCTCAGTAATTTTTTGAATTAGTTGTGCTTATTTTTAAGATAGTCCTTCACCTCTGTCATTGGCCATTTTAGTGCAGAATGCCGTATTTTCCGGTCACTACTAACCATTAGAACGTCAGGACATTGATTAAAGGAAGTATGTACAGATCGTTTGAGATCCACAACCAGTGAAATATATACATCCAAAAATAGCAACAATGACGTTGTTACACGTTGATGGACAAAAATAGGCAGCTAGAATAGCAACTTAAGCACAAAGAACGCAAAACACTATCATCATTCGCTACTCATATCATCGCATTGAACAGAGGAGATGTATTACAGTGATTTCCGTCTcatgtttaaaatcatttgtttGTGGCTTGTTGTCATTGTTTCCCACATGGGTAAGTAACAGCTTCCAACTTCAAGGATGCAAAGTAATTTGTTTCTGTAACAAATACATTGAATTTGAATCGTAGAATGGTACCAGCCTAACACGGATATAAACTCTATAAAAAACGTTGTTCACTTCACTCACAAAACAGTGGGAACTAGGTTTAACGGGGCTTCTTTTTAGTCACCTTGTAAATGTTTACTGAAAACCAGATGTGATAGCTGCAAAATCCCGGTCTAAGACCTCCTTAATTTGAGGTTGCCATTCATCCAACAAATTTAAACCGCATTTCTGACAGCACACTGGCTAACGCGTGGAGAACTTTTCAAGTGTTTCATTCCAATATGCTGAAACAAATGATTAAAATTTTGCACTTTCAGTGACAAACTACTTCTCATtactcggaaaaaaaattaaatttgatgGAATGCAACACAGCTTTAAAAGGAAAATATCCAGGAAAATGTTTTAGTGCAGACGATCTACCGTCGAAACTTACTAAGCTTTCGTGGAACGAAATCTTATAGCAACAAATGACGAGTTTTCCACCAGCTTTCTTTCCATTACGAACTCAACGGTGCGTTATAATGCGgatgacttaaaaaaaaaaaagaactagaaacaaaaagaagaacttTGTCAAATTCGAAAACATGTTGCAGCCTCTATATGCAATTGAGGTTGTAAGGTAGCTGTAGACGATATTTCAGTCGCGTTGAGATCTACCTGTCTCAATTAGTCAACAATAATCAAATGAGCAATATAAAGAGGAGTGTAAGCAATATAGCTGAAAATATCCCTTTGATTAAGCCGGCCTGCTAGCAAAAACAACGCAAGTCAATCGTTGtgccttgattttcaaaaaCAGAGCTTTCGATACTTTGGACTAAGGACAGCCATTGagaaaaaaacacctttttcttttgtttttggtataTTGTTCACTAGTTCGAGACATCTTAAGTTTTAATGTCGTAGAAAGCTGTATGAAAGTAAAGACCGAATAAAGGAGCGTTTGCCAAGGGTGTTAGCTCTCTCTGTCGTATATTGGATCTTTTTTTCGGCCTTTATAAAGCTATGTAAGCAATAACAGTCATGTAAAAGTCTACACGTGAAAAACCGGCGCTGACTTTAAGATAAGTCGAGAGGATGATGATACAGCTCTCTTCCGTACAAcacagaaatttttttttccggctactccggttttcccctttcccccaaaccaacatttgacttgatttgcgttaatttcagtttacagtgtcccctgttagtgctccagcgttagaacgactagacacttaaataaagttcctttcctttccttttctaaaATACACTTGGGAAAATAATAGGGCTCATGCTGTGGATTGGCCATTCGATCTGCAGGTATGCAATTAAAACTGTGTCCTAAAGAAAGCTCTATTTGGAATAACTAAGTTCAAGTCAGCTGGCCTACCAGAGTAATCAGCGGTCCCGACCCTTGGGGCAAAACGACCTAAGAGCGAACTTGCCTTGCCATGATGGCACAAACAAGTAATagtttcaaaactatgcagtCGTATGGATTATCAGGGTAGGCACTGCAACACACCGAcaagaaaacattttaaaattgatCTACGACCGAGGATATACCAGGTTATGCGGAGTGATACTTCTTCCTGAGGTCTTATCAAGTTTTGAGTGATTTAACATCCTTTCAACCGACAGCGTCACATCACGTGATTGCTTTTTGGCAACTTTTCGTATTTCGAGCAACTAGTACCTTTTTCTTTTCGAGCAACTTTTTGTATTCTGAGCAATTTCTAGTTTTCTTCAAATTCTGAGATATCGGAGCTGTTATGAGTAAGAGGCACAGATACACAAGCGTGCTTTCTAATAGTTTATTCCAGAGAGAGAGTACTTTTACATTACatcaaaatataacaaaacgTAGTCACATGACAGTGACCAatgaaaaccaatgaaaacatCCCCCCTCTCA includes these proteins:
- the LOC137969888 gene encoding uncharacterized protein; translated protein: MIASLPIFLFGIFFNLYVTAYCFHWSRWRSINNLKYFVVVQTIVNSGNLLSHLVLMLRDELRAEHANTRDHAICDTLPNITALLMSLSVFNLTAFIVVRYLKIERRWSFSTVKITLTFLAILLSTAALLYPALSYFYFEMPVIKCNGCYCPSPGVSWEANFDVCLYGYMFVMLQFVVPAVVLLSSVFRAVARHLENSRPLKARGRSICILRCDLKNINIATLGTFLVIIFSLPVRGIRFVGGESLFSNNVSPVEIELLNSVFYVLEVLWACVTAFLPFCLKHLMDNEILGQRILKTAVQSDLYCSQRRTYYEAFEGLELWE